From Ficedula albicollis isolate OC2 chromosome 5, FicAlb1.5, whole genome shotgun sequence, one genomic window encodes:
- the POLR2L gene encoding DNA-directed RNA polymerases I, II, and III subunit RPABC5 gives MIIPVRCFTCGKIVGNKWEAYLGLLQAEYTEGDALDALGLKRYCCRRMLLAHVDLIEKLLNYAPLEK, from the exons ATGATCATCCCGGTCAGGTGCTTCACGTGCGGCAAGATAGTGGGCAACAAGTGGGAAGCCTACCTTGGCCTGCTGCAGGCGGAGTACACGGAAGg AGATGCCCTGGATGCCCTTGGCTTGAAGAGATACTGCTGCCGCAGAATGCTCCTCGCCCATGTGGATCTGATTGAGAAGCTTTTGAATTACGCACCCCTGGAGAAATGA